A single Drechmeria coniospora strain ARSEF 6962 chromosome 03, whole genome shotgun sequence DNA region contains:
- a CDS encoding peptidyl prolyl cis-trans isomerase Cyclophilin, which produces MADAARWKATVHVGGLAAMVTSSQVLDAFIPFGEIVDVQMPKPDSRDSESAHRGFAYVEFEDAEDAKEAIDNMNQSEFFGRILKVSQARAPKSAEEGLGSKKALWEQEGWLAEHAGEQVGPEMPVDSAGPDPMQGLEGLDVAGPKPA; this is translated from the exons ATGGCAGATGCAGCTCGTTGGAAAGCCACGGTTCATGTTGGAGGCCTGGCAGCCATGGTGACGAGTAGCCAGGTGCTCGATGCCTTCATCCCGTTTGGTGAGATTGTCGACGTACAAATGCCAAAGCCTGACTCGAGAGACTCCGAGAGCGCACATCGAGGCTTCGCTTACGTCGAATTTGAAGACGCTGAAGATGCCAAGGAGGCCATTGACAACATGAATCAATCCGAGTTTTTCGGTAGGATCCTAAAGGTTTCGCAAGCGAGGGCGCCAAAgagcgccgaggaggggTTGGGCAGCAAAAAAGCCCTCTGGGAGCAG GAGGGGTGGCTGGCGGAACATGCTGGCGAACAGGTCGGTCCGGAAATGCCCGTGGACAGTGCCGGGCCGGATCCTATGCAGGGACTGGAAGGACTAGATGTGGCTGGTCCAAAGCCGGCATAG